A part of Lacibacter sp. H407 genomic DNA contains:
- a CDS encoding M28 family peptidase produces the protein MKKYVFLLLGFAAFHSSAQQVNISKKIQQAMNRIDTNTIRSHIAYLADDKLKGRLPGTEGYQMAVDYVIDQYKKMGVAPGGDNGGYTQKLVLRRSLLNNKSTVAMLKDKQGNIDSLQFAVDYTAAPHPMFTNAKAEAELVFVGYGVEIPGQYSDYAGIDVKGKIVVLIAGAPDGLISTLTAHFSNAGNKMTTAFTKGAVGAVLINLTTRMSGNATAAIQSNVAVNPTKTEAYGRGFTGNLKVVLNGGKALLSRLFMHSGKNLEQVLADVKKGKASSFALQYSIAASYSTSHTDFESYNVVGLIPGSDKVLKNEYVVHSAHLDHVGIGRAVNGDSIYNGAHDNASGVASLLEIARVYKTSGAKPKRSVLIVMVTAEEMGLVGSSYFAANPTVPKASIVADVNTDMPTVIAPLLSVVPLGAEHSSIMNNVKFAASYLKLDVEKDPEPEQNRFVRSDQYSFVMNGIPALHIKYGNKTNIPGFDLDAFIKQWRAKYYHQSADGLDGIFNFAAAKTYVQLNFLISYSIAQTYERPSWNKGDLFGTAQQ, from the coding sequence ATGAAAAAGTATGTATTTCTACTGCTCGGTTTTGCAGCATTCCATTCTTCTGCACAACAAGTCAACATTTCAAAAAAGATTCAACAGGCCATGAACAGGATCGATACGAATACGATCCGTTCACATATTGCGTATTTGGCCGATGATAAATTGAAAGGCCGCCTCCCCGGCACCGAAGGCTACCAGATGGCGGTTGATTATGTGATCGATCAATATAAAAAAATGGGTGTTGCACCCGGCGGCGATAACGGCGGTTATACGCAGAAGTTAGTATTGCGTCGTTCGTTGTTGAATAATAAATCGACAGTGGCGATGTTGAAAGACAAACAAGGCAATATCGATTCTTTACAGTTTGCAGTTGATTATACTGCAGCACCACATCCCATGTTTACGAATGCAAAGGCAGAAGCTGAATTGGTATTTGTTGGTTATGGTGTAGAAATTCCCGGACAGTATTCTGATTACGCAGGTATAGATGTAAAAGGAAAAATTGTGGTGTTGATTGCAGGTGCACCTGATGGATTGATCTCAACACTAACAGCGCATTTCTCTAATGCAGGAAATAAAATGACGACTGCATTTACAAAAGGTGCCGTTGGTGCGGTGTTGATCAATTTAACAACAAGAATGTCGGGAAATGCTACGGCCGCCATACAATCGAATGTAGCCGTTAATCCAACTAAAACAGAAGCCTATGGCCGTGGTTTTACAGGCAATCTGAAAGTTGTACTCAACGGCGGTAAAGCATTACTAAGTCGCTTGTTTATGCATTCGGGTAAAAACCTGGAGCAGGTATTGGCCGATGTTAAAAAAGGGAAAGCATCTTCTTTTGCACTTCAATACAGTATTGCAGCTTCATACAGTACATCGCATACCGATTTTGAAAGTTATAATGTGGTTGGATTAATTCCGGGTAGTGATAAAGTATTGAAGAATGAATATGTGGTGCATTCTGCACATCTTGATCATGTGGGCATTGGCCGTGCAGTAAATGGCGATTCAATTTATAATGGTGCACATGATAATGCTTCGGGTGTTGCTTCGTTGCTGGAGATTGCAAGAGTGTATAAAACATCGGGTGCAAAACCAAAACGTTCGGTGTTGATCGTGATGGTTACTGCTGAAGAAATGGGATTGGTTGGTTCATCTTATTTCGCTGCGAACCCTACTGTGCCAAAAGCATCAATTGTTGCTGATGTAAATACTGATATGCCAACCGTGATCGCCCCGCTCCTTTCTGTTGTTCCATTGGGTGCCGAACATTCAAGCATTATGAACAATGTAAAATTTGCTGCTTCGTATTTAAAACTGGATGTAGAAAAAGATCCGGAGCCTGAACAAAATCGTTTTGTACGCAGCGATCAATATAGTTTCGTGATGAATGGAATTCCGGCATTACATATCAAGTATGGCAATAAAACAAATATCCCCGGTTTTGATCTGGATGCATTCATTAAACAATGGCGTGCAAAATACTATCACCAAAGTGCGGATGGTTTAGATGGCATCTTCAACTTTGCTGCAGCGAAAACATATGTACAATTGAATTTCCTCATCAGCTATTCCATTGCGCAAACATATGAAAGGCCAAGTTGGAATAAGGGTGATCTGTTTGGTACTGCGCAGCAATAA
- a CDS encoding VOC family protein — protein MAHINPHINFNGNAEEAFLFYQSVFGGTFTRVVRFKDMANEHFTPSEKEADKIMHIALPIGSSTLMGNDVPEFMGPTNERENRSKIVLHAASKEEADHLFNGLSAGGEIEMPLDNSPWGSYFGMFRDKYGIEWMVEFDAANSGS, from the coding sequence ATGGCACACATCAATCCTCACATCAACTTCAACGGCAATGCCGAAGAAGCTTTTCTGTTTTATCAATCTGTTTTTGGCGGAACGTTTACAAGAGTCGTGCGTTTTAAAGACATGGCCAATGAGCACTTTACGCCATCTGAAAAAGAAGCTGATAAGATCATGCACATTGCATTGCCCATTGGCAGCAGCACCTTAATGGGCAACGATGTGCCCGAATTTATGGGGCCCACCAACGAGCGGGAAAACAGAAGTAAAATTGTACTCCATGCTGCCAGTAAAGAGGAGGCCGATCATTTGTTCAATGGTCTGTCGGCCGGTGGTGAAATTGAAATGCCACTTGATAACAGTCCCTGGGGTTCTTATTTTGGGATGTTCCGGGATAAATATGGAATTGAATGGATGGTGGAATTTGATGCAGCCAACAGCGGAAGCTGA
- a CDS encoding sulfatase, producing MINKSGGLFLVAVFFSCVNMSLHAQPKTQQQNVLFIICDDLNDYEGIFGGHPQAKTPNIDQLAAAGVRFVNAHSNVPVCCPSRNSLFTGVYPHVSKDFGWTKLKEQPVLSHNKTMMQLFRENGYKTYGTGKLTHDHIPADWDVWGMNVAHNYGPVYFNGKDRVAHPAVPLPYGSIGPIDGSFGRLSAAGISTGKRGEKGWIYGGDGEPFRYVSDDDRDLLQDEKHVQWAVQKIKELETAAAGDPFFMAVGFVRPHTPLHVPDKYFEQFPLENLKLNKWLKDDTTDTYFNNSIKGEDKGPRYYKNLLASYGGNRELALKHFLQAYLACVAFIDDQVGLLLQGLNNSKFKDNTIVVFTSDHGWQMGEKNYLFKNSVWDESTRIPLIIKAPAAKPGTKVEHPVSLIDLFPTLIDLTSLTGNNTTSATGGKLGGFSLRPFLENKPDTWKGPNGALSVVGNFGIDIPVAKQNYSYRTAQWRYIRYSNGEEELYNHLNDPYEWNNVAGNKKLAAVKKTLAKEMDALIDDGS from the coding sequence ATGATCAACAAATCTGGCGGTCTTTTTTTAGTAGCCGTTTTTTTTAGTTGTGTAAACATGTCATTACATGCGCAACCTAAAACCCAACAACAAAATGTATTGTTTATTATTTGCGACGATCTGAATGATTATGAAGGAATATTTGGCGGACATCCGCAGGCAAAAACACCTAACATCGATCAACTGGCAGCCGCTGGTGTGCGATTCGTGAATGCACATTCCAATGTACCGGTTTGTTGCCCTTCGAGAAACAGTTTGTTCACAGGCGTATATCCACATGTTTCAAAAGACTTTGGCTGGACCAAACTGAAAGAGCAGCCTGTACTGTCACATAATAAAACAATGATGCAACTGTTTCGTGAAAATGGATATAAAACGTATGGCACCGGAAAATTAACACACGATCATATACCTGCCGATTGGGATGTTTGGGGAATGAACGTTGCACACAACTACGGTCCGGTTTATTTCAATGGAAAAGACAGAGTTGCTCATCCGGCTGTGCCATTGCCCTATGGCAGCATTGGCCCCATTGATGGTTCGTTTGGAAGATTATCTGCTGCCGGTATTTCAACAGGAAAAAGAGGAGAAAAGGGCTGGATATACGGTGGCGACGGTGAACCATTCCGTTATGTAAGCGATGATGACAGAGATCTGTTACAAGATGAAAAACATGTACAGTGGGCTGTACAAAAAATAAAAGAACTTGAAACAGCTGCAGCAGGTGATCCATTTTTTATGGCCGTTGGTTTTGTACGACCGCATACACCTTTGCACGTTCCTGATAAATATTTCGAACAGTTTCCACTGGAGAATCTGAAGTTGAACAAATGGTTAAAAGATGATACTACTGATACGTACTTTAATAACAGCATTAAAGGTGAAGATAAGGGCCCACGTTATTATAAAAACTTACTTGCCAGTTATGGCGGCAACAGGGAGTTAGCTCTCAAACATTTTTTGCAAGCCTACCTTGCATGTGTGGCGTTTATTGATGATCAGGTTGGCCTCTTACTGCAGGGGTTGAATAACAGCAAGTTTAAAGACAATACCATAGTTGTTTTTACAAGCGATCATGGTTGGCAAATGGGTGAAAAGAACTATCTGTTTAAAAATTCTGTATGGGATGAAAGTACCCGCATTCCATTGATCATTAAAGCGCCTGCTGCAAAGCCGGGAACAAAAGTAGAACATCCCGTATCGTTGATCGATCTTTTTCCAACCTTGATCGATCTTACTTCGTTAACAGGAAACAATACCACTTCAGCAACGGGTGGCAAATTGGGCGGTTTTAGTTTGCGCCCGTTTCTGGAAAACAAACCAGATACGTGGAAAGGCCCCAACGGCGCATTATCGGTTGTTGGTAATTTCGGCATTGATATACCTGTTGCCAAACAAAACTATTCGTATCGCACAGCACAATGGCGTTATATCAGGTATTCAAATGGCGAGGAAGAATTATATAACCATTTGAACGATCCCTACGAGTGGAACAATGTTGCAGGAAATAAAAAGCTGGCTGCTGTGAAAAAAACATTGGCAAAAGAAATGGATGCATTGATTGACGATGGATCATAA
- a CDS encoding glycosyl hydrolase, with protein MRTLHLVLLLLTIAFASCKKEAAQTVNNPNNNNPVGNPQGNYSGTKLTVSGGEKVVSPWVELSPDTIYTSVSGISTLFKAFPAGFEDKAVSFFLPKGYMVVFAANSDGTGESISIVAKDNDIKANLPARLRNNISFVRYVKISNPDKKGTASVSEAAVQAFAAQWYYGWSLNKSSFPDQQFIPMTWGKGSCTDANVKYLVERNDVDHLLSFNEPDNSTQSNIPVIDTAIQRYKVMLKTGLRLGSPVTEQGNTFGAGKWLTNFMDQAQLQKVRVDVLPVHWYDWGSQTNNGATDSLTAEKVFTRFVSFIEKVRQAYPTLPIWVTEYNANPNRSSDVVHRYFMKLSTEWMNSTSYIERYSYFFPPAVPAVQPDNSLTVAGAYWKSLPSSKSLSGNIVADVVLVQ; from the coding sequence ATGCGAACTCTTCATCTTGTTCTCCTGCTGTTAACGATTGCCTTTGCCTCCTGTAAAAAAGAAGCAGCTCAAACTGTTAACAATCCAAACAATAACAATCCAGTTGGCAACCCGCAAGGAAACTATTCAGGAACAAAGCTCACCGTATCTGGCGGAGAGAAAGTTGTTTCGCCATGGGTTGAACTTTCACCTGATACGATCTATACTTCGGTAAGTGGAATTTCCACATTATTTAAAGCATTCCCTGCCGGTTTTGAAGACAAAGCTGTTTCGTTTTTTTTGCCGAAAGGTTATATGGTTGTATTTGCCGCCAATTCTGATGGCACCGGCGAATCTATAAGCATTGTAGCAAAAGACAACGATATTAAAGCCAACTTACCGGCACGTTTGCGTAATAACATTTCATTTGTACGCTATGTAAAGATCAGCAACCCCGACAAGAAAGGAACTGCTTCTGTAAGCGAAGCAGCAGTACAGGCATTTGCTGCACAATGGTATTATGGATGGAGCCTCAACAAATCTTCTTTTCCCGACCAGCAATTCATTCCTATGACATGGGGTAAAGGCTCCTGCACCGATGCAAATGTGAAATACCTTGTTGAACGAAATGATGTAGATCATTTACTGTCGTTCAATGAGCCGGATAATTCTACACAGTCAAATATTCCTGTTATTGATACTGCTATCCAACGTTATAAAGTAATGCTCAAAACAGGTTTGCGATTAGGCTCTCCGGTAACAGAACAAGGCAATACGTTTGGTGCAGGAAAATGGCTCACTAATTTTATGGACCAGGCACAATTGCAAAAAGTAAGAGTAGATGTGCTTCCTGTCCATTGGTACGATTGGGGAAGCCAAACCAATAATGGTGCTACCGATTCATTAACAGCTGAAAAAGTGTTTACACGTTTTGTAAGCTTTATTGAAAAAGTTCGACAGGCTTATCCCACTTTGCCGATTTGGGTTACGGAGTATAATGCAAATCCAAACCGCTCATCTGATGTTGTTCACAGGTATTTTATGAAACTATCCACTGAATGGATGAACAGTACATCGTATATCGAACGGTATTCTTATTTCTTTCCTCCTGCTGTTCCTGCAGTGCAACCGGATAACAGTCTTACTGTTGCCGGTGCTTATTGGAAAAGTTTGCCTTCTTCCAAATCATTGTCGGGGAATATTGTGGCAGATGTAGTGTTGGTGCAATAA
- a CDS encoding VPS10 domain-containing protein, which yields MLQNRAVEIHTFSCRQDKEKRNTRAARYHLVSPRNRKNPFVFIRVIGALFFINLFYLTRSKTIRMQKYFFVALLFTATTINAQTKLDTSKSDLNKQLSAVKWRSIGPFRGGRSNCGTGVPGDINTYYMGTTGGGLWKTDDLGLNWNNISDGYFKTGSVGAVAVPESDANVVYVGMGEHAVRGVMTHHGDGVYKSTDAGKTWKHLGLEATQHIARIVVHPKDPNTLLVAAQGALYSKSKERGIYKSTDGGATWKNVLFVNENTGCNELSMDMNNPRIIYASMWEHGRKPWQVISGGAGSGLYKSVDGGDTWQKLTNGLPTEMGKMSIAVSRSNPEKVYALIESDSEKEAGGLFVSNNAGASWSRITDDHRLIQRAWYYIELFIDPNNDQTIYVLSAPALRSRDGGKTWENLSGTHGDYHDLWINPKNSNNMIISNDGGCAVSVNFAKTWSPQNQMPTAQFYRINVDNQFPYRIYAGQQDNTSVSIPHRTFGGSSITASDWEASAGGESAFLAFDPNDPRYVLGGSYQGTIEVLDTKAKASTNIMPAPIQYLGKDAKDIKYRYNWNAPIIWSKHEPNTYYHGSQLLLKTTDMGRSWKEVSPDLTRNEKEKQGKGGVPYTNEAVGAENYGTLAYVIESPHEKGVIYTGSDDGYVYITKDGCATWTNITPAGLQECLINAIEVSPHDKATAYIATTRYKFNDHAPSIYKTTDYGKTWTKLVNGLPNNAFTRVVREDDVRKDLLYAGTELGVFVSFDGGKQWQPFQLNLPITPITDLRVHKGDLIAATSGRSFWVLDDLNVLRQYKKEQSGLQVYQPEDAYIANGYSAMNAASPTGTARGAGVNPANGVVLYYNLPELKSSDTVTMTITDAKGKLIRSFSSVAENAAYYDGAPSPNPTLSKQKGLNRFVWDTRHATMPGIPNVYIESSYAGHKAIPGTYTVTIKAGTQQTTATAVIAANPLYPTTPAEYSAYDALMSTMEADVTAMHTLINKLNGKRLQLNDLIRNLTDAKYAALKKEADSLSKDMKTWDEDMVQRKSKAYDDVENFPNKFTANYLFLINQTESDIPRVNQPSLDLKKEYDVHWVKFKIQAGAFEIRLNTLNKKLSEAGVGAIWK from the coding sequence ATGCTGCAAAACCGAGCAGTAGAAATACATACTTTTTCATGCAGACAAGATAAAGAAAAACGCAATACCAGAGCCGCCCGTTATCATTTGGTTTCACCCCGTAATCGAAAAAATCCATTCGTGTTCATTCGTGTAATTGGTGCCTTGTTTTTCATCAACTTGTTTTATCTTACCCGTTCCAAAACAATACGCATGCAGAAATACTTCTTCGTTGCTCTTCTATTCACAGCAACCACCATCAACGCACAAACAAAACTCGATACAAGCAAATCCGATCTCAACAAACAATTATCCGCTGTAAAATGGCGCAGCATTGGCCCTTTCCGTGGCGGACGTTCAAACTGTGGTACCGGTGTGCCCGGCGACATCAATACCTATTACATGGGTACAACAGGTGGTGGTTTGTGGAAGACCGATGACCTTGGTCTTAACTGGAACAATATCTCCGATGGTTATTTTAAAACAGGAAGTGTGGGCGCAGTGGCTGTTCCTGAAAGTGATGCCAATGTTGTTTACGTTGGCATGGGCGAGCATGCAGTGCGTGGTGTAATGACGCATCATGGCGATGGTGTGTATAAGAGTACAGATGCAGGAAAAACATGGAAACACCTCGGCCTCGAAGCCACGCAACATATTGCACGCATTGTGGTGCATCCAAAAGATCCCAACACTTTACTTGTGGCAGCGCAAGGTGCATTGTATAGCAAGAGTAAAGAACGTGGTATCTATAAATCAACGGATGGTGGCGCCACCTGGAAGAATGTATTGTTTGTAAATGAAAACACAGGTTGCAATGAATTGAGTATGGACATGAACAACCCACGCATCATCTATGCATCCATGTGGGAGCATGGCCGCAAACCCTGGCAGGTGATCAGTGGTGGTGCAGGAAGTGGTTTGTATAAAAGTGTTGACGGTGGCGATACATGGCAGAAATTAACCAATGGACTGCCGACAGAAATGGGTAAGATGTCCATTGCCGTTAGTCGTTCCAATCCGGAGAAAGTATATGCGTTGATTGAAAGCGATAGTGAGAAAGAAGCAGGTGGTTTATTTGTGAGCAACAATGCAGGTGCCAGCTGGAGCCGCATTACCGATGATCATCGGTTGATTCAACGTGCATGGTATTATATTGAATTGTTTATCGATCCTAATAACGATCAAACCATTTATGTATTAAGTGCACCGGCATTGCGTTCAAGAGATGGTGGTAAAACATGGGAGAACCTCAGCGGTACACACGGCGATTATCATGATCTCTGGATCAATCCAAAAAATTCAAACAACATGATCATCAGTAATGATGGTGGTTGTGCAGTATCGGTGAATTTTGCAAAAACATGGAGTCCGCAAAACCAAATGCCTACGGCACAGTTTTATCGTATCAATGTAGATAATCAATTTCCGTATCGCATCTATGCAGGTCAGCAGGATAATACATCGGTCTCTATTCCGCATCGAACTTTTGGTGGCAGCTCTATTACTGCCAGCGATTGGGAAGCATCAGCAGGTGGCGAAAGTGCCTTCCTTGCATTTGACCCTAACGATCCCCGTTATGTATTAGGCGGAAGTTATCAGGGTACAATTGAAGTGCTCGATACAAAAGCAAAAGCAAGCACCAACATTATGCCTGCGCCTATTCAATATCTCGGCAAGGATGCAAAAGATATCAAGTACCGTTACAACTGGAATGCACCCATCATCTGGAGTAAGCACGAACCGAATACGTATTATCATGGTTCGCAACTCCTGTTGAAAACAACCGATATGGGTCGCAGCTGGAAAGAAGTGTCACCTGATCTTACACGCAACGAAAAAGAAAAACAAGGCAAGGGTGGTGTGCCCTACACCAATGAAGCAGTGGGTGCAGAGAACTATGGAACATTGGCTTACGTCATAGAGTCGCCACATGAAAAAGGAGTGATCTATACCGGTAGTGATGATGGTTATGTGTATATCACAAAAGATGGATGTGCCACATGGACAAACATTACACCCGCAGGTTTGCAGGAATGTTTGATCAATGCCATTGAAGTATCGCCACACGATAAAGCAACGGCTTATATTGCTACAACACGTTACAAGTTTAATGACCACGCACCTTCTATTTACAAAACAACCGACTATGGTAAAACATGGACCAAACTTGTAAACGGTTTGCCTAACAATGCATTTACACGTGTAGTACGTGAGGATGATGTACGCAAAGATCTCTTGTATGCAGGAACGGAGTTAGGTGTGTTTGTTTCATTTGATGGCGGTAAACAATGGCAACCGTTTCAATTGAATTTACCGATAACACCCATCACCGATCTGCGTGTGCACAAAGGCGATCTCATTGCAGCAACATCGGGCCGTAGTTTTTGGGTGTTGGATGATCTTAATGTTTTACGTCAATATAAAAAAGAGCAAAGCGGTTTGCAGGTATATCAACCGGAAGATGCATATATCGCAAATGGTTATAGTGCCATGAATGCAGCCAGTCCAACAGGCACTGCACGTGGTGCTGGTGTAAATCCTGCAAACGGTGTAGTGCTGTATTACAACTTGCCGGAGTTGAAATCATCTGATACAGTTACCATGACGATCACTGATGCAAAAGGAAAACTCATCCGCAGCTTTAGTTCGGTGGCAGAAAATGCTGCGTACTATGATGGCGCACCATCTCCTAATCCTACACTCAGCAAACAAAAAGGATTGAATCGTTTTGTATGGGATACGCGTCATGCAACCATGCCCGGCATACCGAATGTGTATATCGAAAGCAGTTATGCCGGACATAAAGCGATCCCCGGTACGTACACAGTAACCATCAAAGCAGGAACGCAGCAAACAACTGCTACGGCTGTGATAGCTGCTAATCCTTTATACCCCACAACGCCTGCTGAATACAGTGCCTACGATGCGTTGATGAGTACCATGGAAGCCGATGTAACGGCCATGCACACACTCATCAACAAACTAAATGGTAAACGTTTGCAGTTGAATGATCTCATCAGGAACTTAACTGATGCGAAATATGCAGCGTTGAAAAAAGAAGCTGACTCTTTAAGTAAAGACATGAAAACATGGGACGAAGACATGGTGCAGCGCAAAAGCAAAGCCTATGATGATGTAGAAAATTTCCCCAATAAATTTACCGCCAATTATCTCTTTCTCATTAATCAAACCGAAAGTGATATTCCAAGAGTAAATCAACCGAGCCTTGATTTGAAAAAGGAGTACGATGTGCACTGGGTGAAATTTAAAATACAGGCAGGAGCATTCGAGATTCGGTTGAATACATTGAATAAGAAGTTGAGTGAAGCGGGAGTGGGGGCGATTTGGAAGTGA
- a CDS encoding TonB-dependent receptor domain-containing protein: MRSVKWLAIIILVIYSSKVQAQTSNIVFGNVVDSLQKTPLQGATITLVDSNGVKLKTTSSDAKGFFKLSTEKKSLREIIISFTGFKTKTVQLTYDQLAQEYKLGSLYLYPDVSSMAEVIVKGIKPPVSFKIDRQVFKASQFGAASNGTGIDVVRNLPSVSVNGQGELSLRGSTSFLVLVNGKTTQGDPAFVLNQLPADAIESIEIITNPSAMYDADGKSGILNIITKNGVEDGLMVQANVMGGLPAFNTYNNQRNKYPHRHSADVSAAFRKNKWDVSGGFNYLRNDLAGYREGDVFTVINNIKTSFPSNGERSFNRYNYGGRLAVAYEINKNNNISSGFYIGKRYQTRVADLLYNNQREDLSTGTVSNFTYFNENTQQKEGVFTLANIDYTHLFADKSKLVFSALFERANLSGLTTNNNLSYPSLTDTIQYTENPSSNPLNAYRLKLDYSRKVGNGNFQAGYQYRYDVQDGRFLYRTKVSGTNNFTVDPDFTSNVNLTNHIHAGYVQYAEKVKRFSYSAGIRVEESERNLLFSLNDQKTKLPLTNFFPSLQLRYEAWDRAVLKTGYSRRIKRTNNYELNPFPEREHSETLEQGDPQLLPEFIGTYELGVEQSFAKGSFYVTLYHQQTKNPIQRVNKVFNDTILNRVYTNAGRAIQTGVETNFTMQVTDVWQTIVGGNVYKYDIKGSIFNGAVAVRNNSWVYSINSTQSFSLPKRWLLQLSVNYLSLRATAQGEDSYFLTPNFTVKKTSMDKRWSFQLQWLNMDAGLKKSNRQRITTYGADFYTTTNYIYETDQVQLSLSFNLLRKNRKINLPVSEMGEKEF, translated from the coding sequence ATGAGATCAGTGAAGTGGTTAGCAATCATCATCCTTGTAATTTACAGCAGCAAGGTACAGGCGCAAACATCCAACATTGTATTTGGGAATGTGGTGGATAGTTTGCAAAAAACTCCGTTGCAGGGAGCAACCATTACACTTGTTGATTCAAATGGTGTAAAACTGAAAACCACCTCTTCTGATGCAAAAGGATTTTTTAAGCTGAGTACTGAAAAGAAAAGTCTGCGTGAGATCATCATCAGTTTTACGGGCTTTAAAACAAAAACAGTTCAGCTTACCTACGATCAGCTGGCACAGGAATATAAACTTGGGTCATTATATCTCTATCCCGATGTTTCATCCATGGCGGAAGTAATTGTGAAAGGGATCAAACCGCCTGTTTCATTTAAAATAGACCGACAGGTATTTAAAGCATCGCAGTTTGGAGCTGCATCCAACGGTACAGGTATTGATGTGGTGCGTAACCTGCCTTCTGTTTCTGTAAACGGACAAGGCGAACTTTCACTCCGTGGATCGACCAGTTTTTTAGTATTGGTGAACGGCAAAACAACACAGGGCGATCCGGCATTTGTGTTGAATCAATTACCTGCCGATGCCATTGAAAGTATTGAGATCATCACCAACCCTTCTGCGATGTATGATGCGGATGGTAAGAGCGGCATTCTCAACATCATTACAAAGAATGGTGTGGAAGACGGGTTAATGGTACAGGCGAATGTAATGGGCGGCTTACCTGCATTTAATACCTACAACAATCAACGCAATAAATATCCGCATCGGCACAGTGCGGATGTATCGGCTGCGTTTCGAAAAAATAAATGGGATGTAAGTGGTGGATTTAATTACCTGCGTAACGATCTGGCAGGTTACAGGGAAGGTGATGTGTTTACTGTAATCAACAATATCAAAACAAGTTTTCCTTCGAATGGCGAACGTAGTTTTAACCGCTACAATTATGGTGGAAGATTAGCAGTTGCCTACGAGATCAATAAAAACAATAACATCAGCAGTGGTTTTTATATTGGCAAGCGTTATCAAACACGTGTGGCCGATCTGTTGTACAATAATCAGCGTGAAGATCTTTCAACAGGAACGGTGAGCAACTTTACCTACTTCAATGAAAATACGCAACAGAAAGAAGGCGTGTTTACATTGGCCAATATCGATTACACGCATTTGTTTGCCGATAAATCGAAACTTGTTTTTTCGGCTTTGTTTGAACGGGCGAATCTTTCAGGGTTAACCACCAATAATAATCTTTCTTACCCATCACTAACTGATACTATACAATACACTGAAAATCCTTCTTCAAATCCATTGAATGCATACCGGTTGAAATTGGATTATAGCAGAAAAGTGGGCAACGGTAATTTTCAGGCGGGTTATCAATACAGGTACGATGTGCAGGACGGACGTTTTCTTTACCGAACAAAAGTATCGGGCACAAATAACTTTACGGTAGATCCCGATTTTACCAGCAATGTAAATCTTACCAATCATATTCATGCGGGTTATGTGCAGTATGCAGAAAAAGTAAAACGCTTCAGTTACAGTGCAGGTATTCGGGTGGAAGAATCGGAACGCAATCTGTTGTTTTCGTTGAATGATCAGAAAACAAAACTGCCGCTCACGAATTTCTTTCCCTCGTTGCAATTACGCTACGAGGCATGGGACAGGGCGGTATTGAAAACAGGTTACAGCCGACGCATCAAACGCACCAACAACTATGAATTGAATCCATTTCCTGAACGTGAACACTCAGAAACATTGGAACAAGGCGATCCGCAATTGTTGCCAGAGTTTATTGGCACCTATGAATTGGGTGTTGAGCAATCGTTCGCAAAAGGAAGTTTTTATGTTACACTGTATCATCAGCAAACAAAGAATCCCATTCAACGGGTGAATAAAGTTTTCAACGATACTATTTTGAACCGTGTTTACACCAATGCAGGCCGTGCCATACAAACAGGTGTTGAAACAAATTTTACAATGCAGGTAACTGATGTTTGGCAAACCATCGTTGGCGGTAATGTGTACAAGTACGATATTAAAGGAAGTATTTTTAATGGCGCTGTTGCTGTGCGTAACAACAGCTGGGTGTATAGCATCAACAGTACACAATCGTTTAGTTTACCAAAAAGATGGTTGCTGCAGTTGAGCGTAAATTATCTGTCGTTGCGGGCAACTGCACAAGGCGAAGACAGTTATTTCTTAACTCCGAATTTTACAGTGAAGAAAACAAGTATGGATAAGCGCTGGAGTTTTCAGTTGCAATGGCTGAATATGGATGCAGGGCTAAAGAAATCGAACCGCCAGCGCATTACCACTTACGGAGCTGATTTTTATACAACCACTAACTACATTTACGAAACAGACCAGGTGCAACTGTCGTTAAGTTTTAACCTGCTACGCAAAAACAGGAAGATCAATTTGCCGGTAAGTGAAATGGGCGAGAAGGAGTTTTAA